A genomic window from Camelina sativa cultivar DH55 chromosome 2, Cs, whole genome shotgun sequence includes:
- the LOC104725738 gene encoding polycomb group protein EMBRYONIC FLOWER 2-like, translated as MPGIPLITRESSSCSRSTEQMCHEDSRVRISEEEEVAAEESLAAYCKPVELYNILQRRALRNPLFLQRCLHYKIEAKHKRRIQMTVCLSGTIDAGVQTQKLFPLYILLARLVSPKPVAEYSAVYRFSRACILTGGLGVDGVSQAQANFLLPDMNRLALESKSGSLAILFISFAGAQNSQFGIDSGKIHSGNIGGHCLWSKIPLQSLYASWQKSPNMDLGQRVDSVSLVEMQPCFIKLKSMSEEKCVSIQVPSNPLTSSSPQQVQVTISAEEVGATEKSPYSSFSYNDISSSSLLQIIRLRTRNVVFNYRYYNNKLQKTEVTEDFSCPFCLVKCASFKGLRYHLPSTHDLFNFEFWVTEEYQAVNVSLKTETMISEINEDDVDPKQQTFFFSSKKFRRRRQKSQVRSSRQGPHLGLGCEVLDKTDDAHSARSEKSRIPPGKHYERIGGAESGQRVPPGTSPADVQSCGDPDYVQSIAGSTMLQFAKTRKLSIERSDLRNRSLLQKRQFFHSHRAQPMALEQVLSDRDSEDEVDDDVADFEDRRMLDDFVDVTKDEKQMMHMWISFVRKQRVLADGHIPWACEAFSRLHGPIMVRTPHLIWCWRVFMVKLWNHGLLDARTMNNCNTFLEQLQIENPRNH; from the exons ATGCCAGGCATTCCTCTCATCACTCGCGAATCCTCTTC TTGTTCAAGAAGCACAGAGCAGATGTGCCATGAAGACTCCCGTGTGCGTATTTCTGAAGAGGAGGAGGTTGCTGCTGAAGAGAGCCTCGCTGCCTATTGCAAGCCTGTTGAACTCTACAACATCCTTCAGCGCCGTGCTCTTAGGAAT CCCTTGTTTCTTCAGCGATGTTTGCATTATAAGATTGAGGCCAAACATAAAAGGAg AATTCAAATGACTGTGTGTCTCTCGGGGACTATAGATGCTGGGGTACAAACTCAAAAGTTGTTCCCTCTGTATATTTTGCTGGCTAGACTCGTTTCCCCTAAGCCTGTCGCTGAG TATTCTGCAGTATATAGGTTCAGTCGAGCATGTATCTTAACTGGTGGCCTGGGAGTTGATGGAGTTAGTCAAGCCCAAGCCAACTTTCTTCTCCCTGATATGAACAGACTTGCGTTGGAGTCTAAATCAGGATCACTCGCTATCTTGTTTATCAGCTTTG CTGGTGCGCAAAATTCTCAATTTGGCATTGATTCAGGCAAGATTCATTCAG GTAATATAGGAGGACATTGCTTATGGAGCAAAATACCTCTGCAGTCGCTCTATGCCTCGTGGCAGAAATCTCCCAACATGGACTTGGGTCAGAGAGTAGACTCAGTCTCTCTTGTTGAAATGCAGCCTTGCTTCATAAAG CTAAAGTCTATGAGTGAGGAAAAGTGTGTCTCGATTCAGGTGCCCAGCAATCCCCTCACCTCG AGCTCGCCGCAGCAAGTGCAAGTAACCATATCTGCAGAAGAGGTTGGGGCAACAGAAAAATCTCCTTATAGTTCATTTTCATATAATGacatctcttcctcttcattgttGCAAATTATCAG GTTGAGAACACGGAATGTGGTTTTCAATTACAGATACTATAACAACAAATTGCAGAAGACTGAAG TAACTGAAGACTTTTCTTGTCCATTCTGCTTAGTAAAATGTGCCAGTTTCAAG GGCCTGAGATATCACTTGCCATCAACCCATGATCTCTTCAATTTCGAGTTTTGG GTAACTGAAGAATATCAGGCTGTAAATGTCTCCCTCAAGACAGAGACAATGATTTCCGAG ATTAATGAGGACGATGTTGACCCGAAGCAGCAAACATTCTTTTTTTC TTCAAAAAAATTCAGACGGAGGAGGCAAAAGAGTCAGGTACGGAGCTCAAGGCAAGGGCCTCATCTTGGACTAGGTTGCGAGGTGCTGGATAAGACTGATG aTGCTCATTCTGCTAGAAGTGAGAAGAGCCGAATACCACCTGGAAAGCATTATGAAAGAATTGGGGGTGCTGAGTCTGGTCAAAGAGTTCCTCCGGGCACGAGTCCTGCAGACGTGCAATCATGCGGTGATCCAGATTATGTGCAGTCGATAGCTGGAAGTACAATGTTGCAGTTTGCAAAAACGAGGAAACTATCTATAGAACGGTCGGACTTGAGGAA CCGTAGCCTCCTTCAGAAGAGACAGTTCTTTCACTCTCATCGAGCTCAG CCCATGGCTCTGGAACAAGTACTTTCTGACCGAGATAGTGAAGatgaagttgatgatgatgtggcAGATTTTGAAGATAGAAGG atGCTGGATGATTTTGTTGATGTGACTAAGGATGAGAAGCAGATGATGCACATGTGGATCTCGTTTGTGAGGAAGCAGCG AGTATTGGCAGATGGTCACATTCCATGGGCATGTGAGGCATTCTCAAGATTACATGGACCCATCATGGTTCGAACACCGCACTTGATTTG gtGCTGGAGAGTGTTTATGGTGAAACTGTGGAACCATGGCCTTCTTGACGCCCGAACCATGAACAACTGTAATACCTTTCTCGAACAGCTCCAAATTGAAAACCCAAGAAACCATTAA